The Bacillota bacterium genome contains the following window.
TTCAGAAACCATGGTACGTGCAACAGAAAAAACTGTTATTGAAAGGCTCCCTTCAAGGGTAAAAATCAGGAAAAATGCCATCGTCGAAATTCCTCATATACAGCTTTTGATTGACGATCCCGGTATGACAGTAATTGAGCCCCTGTCAGAAAGCATTGGAAACTTAAAGAAAATTTATGACTTTGATTTGATGATGGGAGGAGGGCATGTAACAGGTTACAGAGTAGATGATTATGAAATAATCAAAAGGATTGTATATTACCTGGAAAAACTTGCTAGTCCCGCAAATTTTTCTATGAAATATAATACAAGCCCTGAAAAAGGAGTGCTTCTTTTTGCAGTTGGCGATGGCAACCACTCCCTGGCTTCAGCCAAGGTCCATTGGGAAAATATAAAATCCGTATTGCCTGAGGAACAGCGAATGTCCCATCCCGCCCGTTATGCCATGGCAGAGGTTATTAATATCCACGACAGTGGCTTGATTTTTGAGCCCATCCACAGGGTTTTGTTTAACGTAAACCATGAGAATTTACTTAATGAAATGCTCCACTATTTTGAGAGTTATTCGAATGTAAGTCTTAAAACATTTGTTTCAATTGAAGATTCCGAAAGGGAGCTGGAATTAATCAAGAAAAGCGCAAAGGGCTGTCACATTATCCCATTTGCTTACAGTAAAGGCCGTGGTGCCGTTATTATTGAAAAACCACGACATAACCTTGATGCAGGCACTCTGCAGGAATTTCTTGATTATTACATTTCAAAAAATGAGAAAACAAAAATAGATTATATTCACGGGGAAAACGTTGTTTCATCAATTGCACAAAAAGAAGGCAATTTCGGCTTTTACCTTCCTCCAATAAATAAACACCGGCTTTTTAAAACGGTTATTTCCGATGGGACGCTTCCCAGGAAGACTTTTTCCATGGGTGAAGCTGAGGAAAAGAGGTATTACCTTGAGTGCAGGAAGATAATATAAGAGAAACATCTTTTATTTCTGTGCGTTTGGGTCAAATCCCTGGTCAGTCGTAAAAGCTATTATTTCCTTATTTGTACAAAATCTAAGTAAGTGAAAATAAAAAACTCCTGACAAATCCAAATATCAGATTTATCAGGAGCTATTATCTACGACTACTTTCTGCCGTAAGAATTAACGACGAGCTCCATCGTCTTATTTAATTTCATAATGAATTATAACATACAGATTTTGTAAAATCAATATAAATTTTGTGTAAATTTTGTGTATAAATTTTATGCAAAGCTAACTGCGATAAAAAAATTTATTCTTGCAGACTACACCAAAAAGTGTTATACTAACTTAAAGGGATCGGGAGTTTGACAGTTAGTTGCTGAAAATCAATTATCAAAAAGTCTGAAACCCATTGAAAAATGGGCTTTTTTTATGCAAATAATCTGTCAAATTTATAAAATTTTTTTGTTGTACGGTGTTGTACTATTATGTATTTTATGTTA
Protein-coding sequences here:
- a CDS encoding DUF1015 domain-containing protein, whose amino-acid sequence is MINSELNNKFESVGVLLPEILLPAEGVDLYKWSVIACDQYTSQPEYWEKVEKTVGDDPSTLKLILPEVFLENNDVEERINKINITMKKYLDEGILCPQKPCFVYLDRETPRVKSRKGLLLAIDLEKYDYNKGSETMVRATEKTVIERLPSRVKIRKNAIVEIPHIQLLIDDPGMTVIEPLSESIGNLKKIYDFDLMMGGGHVTGYRVDDYEIIKRIVYYLEKLASPANFSMKYNTSPEKGVLLFAVGDGNHSLASAKVHWENIKSVLPEEQRMSHPARYAMAEVINIHDSGLIFEPIHRVLFNVNHENLLNEMLHYFESYSNVSLKTFVSIEDSERELELIKKSAKGCHIIPFAYSKGRGAVIIEKPRHNLDAGTLQEFLDYYISKNEKTKIDYIHGENVVSSIAQKEGNFGFYLPPINKHRLFKTVISDGTLPRKTFSMGEAEEKRYYLECRKII